The proteins below come from a single Mustela erminea isolate mMusErm1 chromosome 14, mMusErm1.Pri, whole genome shotgun sequence genomic window:
- the INPP5F gene encoding phosphatidylinositide phosphatase SAC2 isoform X2, whose amino-acid sequence MCADVTAEARRGRPRPARVLIDATHRDVDVLLLLSNSAYYVAYYDDEVDKVNQYQRLSLEDLEKIEIGPEPTLFGKPKFSCMRLHYRYKETSGYFHTLRAVVRSPEEDGKDTLQCIAEMLQITKQAMGLDVPIIEKKLERKSSKPHEDIIGIRSQNQGSLAQGKNFLMSKFSSLNQKVKQTKSNVNIGNLRKLGNFAKPEMKVNFLKPNLKVNLWKSDSSLETMETTGVMDNKVQAESDGEMSSENDSYHSDEFLTNSKSDEDKQLANSLESVGPRDYVLPSCGIIASAPRLGSRSQSISSTDLSIHVPSEAAAPGSGSGKGQESPLKKSPSADNIYILTGFAKPVDVYCHRFVQDAQNKMTQLSEPGSVSQQDSEEGNQMTNQISNEETQSESAAQIPSRPSQLDVSFPAAGPQYLSVEPVHPAVSQKTPGSGSSTAEFETGLHVTPSPSEGSSSRAVSPFAKIRSSMVQVASITQAGFTQGIHFAVAKVQKSPAEPEGVNEVQQNELKNMFTQCQTRIIQI is encoded by the exons ATGTGTGCAGACGTGACTGCGGAGGCTCGGCGGGGGCGCCCGCGGCCGGCGCGCGT CCTCATTGATGCTACTCACAGAGATGTGGATGTGCTGTTACTGCTTTCTAACTCTGCCTACTACGTGGCCTA TTATGATGATGAAGTTGATAAAGTAAACCAGTATCAACGACTAAGTCTAGAAGacctggaaaaaatagaaatag GTCCCGAACCCACTCTCTTTGGTAAGCCGAAGTTCTCCTGCATGCGACTGCACTACAGATACAAAGAAACAAGCGGCTATTTCCACACCCTGAGAGCTGTAGTGCGCAGTCCAGAAGAGGATGGGAAAG ATACTCTTCAGTGCATTGCAGAGATGCTACAGATAACCAAGCAAGCCATGGGATTAGATGTACCTATAATTGAGAAGAAACTTGAGAG GAAGAGCAGTAAACCTCACGAAGACATCATTGGCATCAGATCTCAAAACCAAGGCTCTTTGGCAcagggaaagaattttttaatgagCAAATTTTCATCTCTAAATCAAAAAGTGAAACAGACCAAATCTAATGTAAATATTGGCAATCTACGAAAGCTAGGAAACTTTGCCAAACCTGAAATGAAAGTTAACTTTCTAAAACCCAACTTAAAAGTGAATCTTTGGAAGTCAGATAGTAGTCTTGAAACCATGGAAACCACAGGTGTGATGGATAACAAAGTCCAGGCAGAGTCGGATGGGGAAATGTCTTCGGAGAATGACTCCTACCACTCCGATGAATTCCTTACAAATTCCAAATCTGATGAAGACAAACAGCTAGCTAATTCTTTAGAGAGCGTCGGGCCAAGAGACTATGTTCTTCCTAGTTGTGGTATTATTGCTTCCGCGCCTCGGTTAGGCAGCCGGTCCCAGTCCATCAGCAGCACTGATCTTAGCATTCACGTTCCTTCAGAGGCTGCTGCCCCTGGAAGTGGGTCTGGAAAAGGCCAAGAGTCTCCTTTGAAGAAAAGTCCTTCTGCTGACAACATATACATATTGACTGGCTTTGCCAAGCCTGTGGACGTTTACTGCCATAGATTTGTACAAGACGCACAAAACAAAATGACCCAGCTGTCAGAACCAGGGTCTGTTTCTCAGCAGGATAGTGAGGAAGGAAATCAAATGACCAATCAAATTTCTAATGAAGAAACCCAATCTGAATCAGCAGCACAGATACCTTCTCGGCCGTCTCAGTTAGATGTGTCTTTTCCTGCAGCAGGTCCCCAGTACTTGTCCGTCGAACCAGTGCATCCAGCTGTATCTCAAAAGACCCCTGGTTCTGGCTCCAGCACGGCTGAATTTGAGACAGGCCTTCACGTAACTCCTTCTCCTTCAGAGGGCAGTAGCAGCAGAGCAGTCTCTCCCTTTGCAAAGATTCGAAGTTCCATGGTCCAAGTTGCTAGTATCACCCAAGCTGGCTTCACCCAGGGGATCCACTTCGCAGTGGCAAAGGTTCAGAAGAGCCCTGCAGAACCTGAAGGGGTTAATGAAGTCCAgcaaaatgaacttaaaaatatgtttacacAATGCCAGACACGAATaattcagatttaa